Proteins found in one Panthera tigris isolate Pti1 chromosome B3, P.tigris_Pti1_mat1.1, whole genome shotgun sequence genomic segment:
- the FLRT2 gene encoding leucine-rich repeat transmembrane protein FLRT2, whose amino-acid sequence MGLQTTQWPSRGAFFLKSWLLISLGLYSQMSKTLACPSVCRCDRNFVYCNERSLTSVPLGIPEGVTVLYLHNNQINNAGFPAELHNVRSVHTVYLYGNQLDEFPMNLPKNVRVLHLQENNIQTISRAALAQLLKLEELHLDDNSISTVGVEDGAFREAVSLKLLFLSKNHLSSVPVGLPVDLQELRVDENRIAVISDMAFQNLTSLERLIVDGNLLTNKGIAEGTFSHLTKLKEFSIVRNSLSHPPPDLPGTHLIRLYLQDNQINHIPLTAFSNLRKLERLDISNNQLRVLTQGVFDNLSNLKQLTARNNPWFCDCSIKWVTEWLKYIPSSLNVRGFMCQGPEQVRGMAVRELNMNLLSCPTTTPGLPVFTPAPSTASPTTQPSTLSVPTPSRSYMPLTPTTAKLPTIPDWDGRERVTPPISERIQLSIHFVNDTSIQVSWLSLFTVMAYKLTWVKMGHSLVGGIVQERIVSGEKQHLSLVNLEPRSTYRICLVPLDAFNYRAVEDTICSEATTHASYLNNGSNTASSHEQTTSRSMGSPFLLAGLIGGAVIFVLVVLLSVFCWHMHKKGRYTSQKWKYNRGRRKDDYCEAGTKKDNSILEMTETSFQIVSLNNDQLLKGDFRLQPLYTPNGGINYTDCHIPNNMRYCNSSVPDLEHCHT is encoded by the coding sequence ATGGGCCTACAGACCACACAGTGGCCCAGCCGTGGGGCTTTTTTCCTGAAGTCTTGGCTTCTCATTTCCCTGGGGCTCTACTCACAAATGTCAAAAACCTTGGCGTGCCCTAGCGTGTGCCGCTGCGACAGGAACTTTGTCTACTGTAATGAGCGAAGCTTGACCTCAGTGCCTCTTGGGATCCCGGAGGGCGTAACCGTACTCTACCTCCACAACAACCAAATTAATAATGCTGGATTTCCCGCAGAACTGCACAACGTACGGTCGGTGCACACGGTCTACCTTTATGGCAACCAACTGGATGAATTCCCCATGAACCTTCCCAAGAACGTCAGAGTCCTCCATTTGCAGGAAAACAACATTCAGACCATTTCGCGGGCTGCTCTCGCCCAGCTCTTGAAGCTCGAAGAGCTTCACCTGGATGACAACTCGATATCCACGGTGGGGGTGGAAGATGGGGCCTTCCGGGAGGCTGTGAGCCTCAAACTGTTGTTCCTGTCCAAGAATCACCTGAGCAGCGTGCCCGTTGGGCTTCCTGTGGATTTGCAAGAGCTGAGAGTGGATGAAAATCGTATCGCTGTCATATCAGACATGGCCTTTCAGAACCTCACGAGCTTAGAGCGTCTGATCGTGGATGGGAACCTCCTGACTAACAAGGGCATTGCCGAGGGCACCTTCAGTCATCTCACCAAGCTCAAGGAATTTTCCATTGTTCGGAATTcactctcccacccccctcctgaTCTCCCAGGTACACATCTGATCAGGCTCTACCTGCAGGACAACCAGATCAACCACATCCCTTTGACAGCCTTCTCAAATCTTCGCAAGCTGGAACGCCTGGACATATCCAACAATCAACTGCGCGTGTTGACTCAAGGGGTCTTTGATAATCTCTCCAACCTGAAGCAGCTCACCGCTCGGAATAACCCCTGGTTTTGTGACTGCAGTATTAAGTGGGTCACGGAATGGCTCAAATACATCCCTTCATCTCTCAACGTGCGAGGTTTCATGTGCCAAGGGCCCGAGCAAGTCCGGGGGATGGCTGTCAGGGAGCTGAATATGAATCTTTTGTCGTGCCCCACCACGACCCCTGGGCTGCCCGTCTTTACCCCAGCTCCAAGTACAGCCTCGCCAACGACCCAGCCTTCCACGCTCTCTGTCCCAACCCCTAGCAGAAGCTACATGCCTCTGACTCCCACCACAGCCAAACTTCCCACGATCCCTGACTGggatggcagagaaagagtgacCCCGCCTATTTCTGAACGGATCCAACTCTCTATCCATTTTGTGAATGACACGTCCATCCAAGtcagctggctctctctctttaccGTGATGGCATACAAACTCACGTGGGTGAAAATGGGCCACAGTTTAGTAGGGGGCATTGTTCAGGAACGCATAGTCAGCGGTGAGAAACAGCACTTGAGCCTGGTTAATTTAGAGCCCAGATCCACCTATCGGATTTGTTTAGTGCCACTGGATGCTTTTAACTACCGAGCTGTGGAAGATACCATTTGTTCCGAGGCCACCACCCACGCCTCATATTTGAACAATGGCAGCAACACGGCTTCCAGCCACGAGCAGACGACTTCCCGCAGCATGGGCTCCCCTTTTCTGCTGGCGGGCCTGATCGGGGGCGCGGTGATATTTGTGCTCGTGGTCTTGCTCAGCGTCTTTTGCTGGCACATGCACAAAAAGGGGCGCTACACCTCCCAGAAGTGGAAATACAACCGAGGGCGGCGGAAAGACGACTACTGCGAGGCGGGCACCAAGAAAGACAATTCCATCCTGGAGATGACAGAAACCAGCTTTCAGATCGTCTCCTTAAATAACGATCAGCTCCTTAAAGGAGATTTCAGACTGCAGCCCCTTTATACCCCAAACGGGGGCATTAATTACACGGACTGCCATATCCCCAACAACATGCGATACTGTAACAGCAGTGTGCCAGACCTGGAGCACTGCCACACGTGA